In one window of Phalacrocorax carbo chromosome 22, bPhaCar2.1, whole genome shotgun sequence DNA:
- the RPS6KA1 gene encoding ribosomal protein S6 kinase alpha-1 isoform X6, with product MPLAQLAEPWPNMELVQLDTENGQAAPEEGGNPPSKGEGVVKEINITHHVKEGSEKADPSQFELLKVLGQGSFGKVFLVRKITPPDSNHLYAMKVLKKATLKVRDRLRTKIERDILADVNHPFVVKLHYAFQTEGKLYLILDFLRGGDLFTRLSKEVMFTEEDVKFYLAELALGLDHLHSLGIIYRDLKPENILLDEEGHIKLTDFGLSKEAIDHEKKAYSFCGTVEYMAPEVVNRQGHSHSADWWSYGVLMFEMLTGSLPFQGKDRKETMTLILKAKLGMPQFLSSEAQSLLRALFKRNPANRLGSGPDGAEEIKRHPFYSTIDWNKLYRREIKPPFKPAVGQPDDTFYFDTEFTSRTPKDSPGIPPSAGAHQLFRGFSFVATGLMEDGKVKPAQSPLHSVVQQLHGKNIQFNDGYVVKEAIGVGSYSVCKRCIHKATNMEYAVKVIDKSKRDPSEEIEILLRYGQHPNIITLKDVYDDGKYVYLVTELMRGGELLDKILRQKFFSEREASLVLHTICKTVEYLHSQGVVHRDLKPSNILYVDESGNPESIRICDFGFAKQLRAENGLLMTPCYTANFVAPEVLKRQGYDEGCDIWSLGVLLYTMLAGCTPFANGPSDTPEEILTRIGGGKFSVSGGNWDTISDMAKDLVSKMLHVDPHQRLTAKQVLQHPWITQKDSLPQSQLNHQDVQLVKGAMAATYSALNSSKPSPQLKPIESSILAQRRVKKLPSTTL from the exons GGCGAAGGTGTTGTGAAAGAAATCAACATCACGCACCACGTGAAGGAAGGCTCCGAGAAAGCCGATCCTTCGCAGTTTGAGCTCCTGAAGGTGCTGGGACAGGGCTCTTTTGGCAAG GTTTTCCTGGTGAGAAAAATAACACCGCCAGACAGTAACCACCTCTATGCCATGAAAGTGCTCAAGAAGGCGACATTGAAAG TGCGTGATCGATTAAGGACAAAGATAGAAAGGGACATCCTGGCTGATGTAAACCATCCCTTTGTGGTGAAACTCCACTATG CATTCCAGACAGAGGGGAAGCTGTATCTCATCTTGGATTTCCTCAGAGGAGGTGACCTTTTCACTCGGCTTTCCAAAGAG GTCATGTTCACCGAGGAGGACGTGAAGTTCTACCTAGCAGAGCTGGCTCTGGGGCTTGACCATTTGCACAGCCTGGGAATCATATACAGGGATCTCAAACCAGAGAA CATCCTCTTGGATGAAGAAGGGCACATCAAGCTCACAG ATTTTGGTTTGAGTAAGGAGGCAATAGACCATGAGAAGAAAGCCTATTCCTTCTGCGGGACAGTGGAATATATGGCACCAGAAGTTGTGAATCGCCAGGGCCACTCCCACAGTGCTGACTGGTGGTCGTACGGGGTGTTAATG ttTGAAATGCTCACCGGCTCGCTGCCCTTCCAGGGAAAGGATCGTAAGGAGACGATGACCCTCATCCTCAA AGCAAAGCTGGGCATGCCGCAGTTCCTGAGCTCTGAGGCACAGAGCCTCCTGCGAGCCCTTTTCAAAAGGAATCCCGCCAACCGATTAG GTTCTGGACCGGATGGGGCGGAAGAGATCAAGCGCCATCCTTTCTACTCGACCATTGACTGGAAT aagcTGTACCGCAGGGAAATCAAACCGCCCTTCAAGCCTGCAGTAGGCCAGCCAGACGACACCTTCTATTTTGACACAGAATTTACGTCACGCACACCAAAAG ATTCCCCAGGCATCCCCCCCAGCGCGGGGGCCCATCAGCTCTTCCGAGGCTTCAGTTTTGTGGCGACCGGATTGATGGAGGACGGCAAAGTGAAACCTGCCCAGTCACCCCTACATTCGGTCGTACAG CAGCTGCACGGCAAGAACATCCAGTTCAACGACGGCTACGTGGTGAAGGAGGCAATCGGCGTCGGCTCCTACTCAGTGTGTAAACGCTGCATTCATAAAGCAACCAACATGGAATACGCTGTCAAG GTTATTGACAAGAGCAAGAGAGACCCTTCTGAGGAAATAGAAATCCTGCTGCGATATGGGCAGCATCCAAACATCATCACCTTGAAAGAC GTGTACGACGATGGGAAGTATGTGTATCTGGTGACTGAGCTGATGAggggaggggagctgctggatAAAATCCTCAGACAGAAATTTTTCTCGGAGAGGGAAGCCAGTTTGGTCCTGCACACGATCTGTAAAACGGTGGAATATCTGCATTCCCAAGGG GTGGTTCACAGGGACTTGAAGCCCAGCAATATTCTCTACGTGGATGAGTCAGGGAACCCCGAAAGCATTCGCATTTGTGACTTTGGCTTTGCCAAGCAGCTGAGGGCTGAGAATGGCCTCCTCATGACCCCCTGTTATACGGCAAACTTTGTGGCACCCGAG GTACTAAAACGCCAAGGCTATGACGAGGGCTGCGACATCTGGAGCCTGGGAGTTCTCCTGTATACGATGCTCGCAGG ctgcactCCATTTGCAAACGGTCCCAGTGATACTCCAGAAGAGATCCTGACCCGGATAGGCGGGGGGAAGTTCTCCGTCAGTGGAGGCAATTGGGACACTATTTCTGACATGGCCAAG GATCTGGTGTCAAAGATGCTTCACGTAGATCCTCACCAGCGCCTAACAGCCAAGCAGGTCCTGCAGCATCCGTGGATAACCCAGAAGGACAGCTTACCCCAGAGCCAGCTGAATCACCAGGACGTTCAGCTCGTAAAG GGGGCGATGGCTGCCACCTACTCTGCACTGAACAGCTCCAAGCCAAGCCCCCAGCTGAAGCCCATCGAATCCTCCATTCTGGCACAGAGGCGGGTGAAGAAACTTCCTTCCACCACGCTGTGA
- the RPS6KA1 gene encoding ribosomal protein S6 kinase alpha-1 isoform X2 produces MNNSLQDLLQFAPTNGQAAPEEGGNPPSKPEAATAAIAQHPRRSAIPPPVPAKSDITWIEKDLVDAADKGEGVVKEINITHHVKEGSEKADPSQFELLKVLGQGSFGKVFLVRKITPPDSNHLYAMKVLKKATLKVRDRLRTKIERDILADVNHPFVVKLHYAFQTEGKLYLILDFLRGGDLFTRLSKEVMFTEEDVKFYLAELALGLDHLHSLGIIYRDLKPENILLDEEGHIKLTDFGLSKEAIDHEKKAYSFCGTVEYMAPEVVNRQGHSHSADWWSYGVLMFEMLTGSLPFQGKDRKETMTLILKAKLGMPQFLSSEAQSLLRALFKRNPANRLGSGPDGAEEIKRHPFYSTIDWNKLYRREIKPPFKPAVGQPDDTFYFDTEFTSRTPKDSPGIPPSAGAHQLFRGFSFVATGLMEDGKVKPAQSPLHSVVQQLHGKNIQFNDGYVVKEAIGVGSYSVCKRCIHKATNMEYAVKVIDKSKRDPSEEIEILLRYGQHPNIITLKDVYDDGKYVYLVTELMRGGELLDKILRQKFFSEREASLVLHTICKTVEYLHSQGVVHRDLKPSNILYVDESGNPESIRICDFGFAKQLRAENGLLMTPCYTANFVAPEVLKRQGYDEGCDIWSLGVLLYTMLAGCTPFANGPSDTPEEILTRIGGGKFSVSGGNWDTISDMAKDLVSKMLHVDPHQRLTAKQVLQHPWITQKDSLPQSQLNHQDVQLVKGAMAATYSALNSSKPSPQLKPIESSILAQRRVKKLPSTTL; encoded by the exons GGCGAAGGTGTTGTGAAAGAAATCAACATCACGCACCACGTGAAGGAAGGCTCCGAGAAAGCCGATCCTTCGCAGTTTGAGCTCCTGAAGGTGCTGGGACAGGGCTCTTTTGGCAAG GTTTTCCTGGTGAGAAAAATAACACCGCCAGACAGTAACCACCTCTATGCCATGAAAGTGCTCAAGAAGGCGACATTGAAAG TGCGTGATCGATTAAGGACAAAGATAGAAAGGGACATCCTGGCTGATGTAAACCATCCCTTTGTGGTGAAACTCCACTATG CATTCCAGACAGAGGGGAAGCTGTATCTCATCTTGGATTTCCTCAGAGGAGGTGACCTTTTCACTCGGCTTTCCAAAGAG GTCATGTTCACCGAGGAGGACGTGAAGTTCTACCTAGCAGAGCTGGCTCTGGGGCTTGACCATTTGCACAGCCTGGGAATCATATACAGGGATCTCAAACCAGAGAA CATCCTCTTGGATGAAGAAGGGCACATCAAGCTCACAG ATTTTGGTTTGAGTAAGGAGGCAATAGACCATGAGAAGAAAGCCTATTCCTTCTGCGGGACAGTGGAATATATGGCACCAGAAGTTGTGAATCGCCAGGGCCACTCCCACAGTGCTGACTGGTGGTCGTACGGGGTGTTAATG ttTGAAATGCTCACCGGCTCGCTGCCCTTCCAGGGAAAGGATCGTAAGGAGACGATGACCCTCATCCTCAA AGCAAAGCTGGGCATGCCGCAGTTCCTGAGCTCTGAGGCACAGAGCCTCCTGCGAGCCCTTTTCAAAAGGAATCCCGCCAACCGATTAG GTTCTGGACCGGATGGGGCGGAAGAGATCAAGCGCCATCCTTTCTACTCGACCATTGACTGGAAT aagcTGTACCGCAGGGAAATCAAACCGCCCTTCAAGCCTGCAGTAGGCCAGCCAGACGACACCTTCTATTTTGACACAGAATTTACGTCACGCACACCAAAAG ATTCCCCAGGCATCCCCCCCAGCGCGGGGGCCCATCAGCTCTTCCGAGGCTTCAGTTTTGTGGCGACCGGATTGATGGAGGACGGCAAAGTGAAACCTGCCCAGTCACCCCTACATTCGGTCGTACAG CAGCTGCACGGCAAGAACATCCAGTTCAACGACGGCTACGTGGTGAAGGAGGCAATCGGCGTCGGCTCCTACTCAGTGTGTAAACGCTGCATTCATAAAGCAACCAACATGGAATACGCTGTCAAG GTTATTGACAAGAGCAAGAGAGACCCTTCTGAGGAAATAGAAATCCTGCTGCGATATGGGCAGCATCCAAACATCATCACCTTGAAAGAC GTGTACGACGATGGGAAGTATGTGTATCTGGTGACTGAGCTGATGAggggaggggagctgctggatAAAATCCTCAGACAGAAATTTTTCTCGGAGAGGGAAGCCAGTTTGGTCCTGCACACGATCTGTAAAACGGTGGAATATCTGCATTCCCAAGGG GTGGTTCACAGGGACTTGAAGCCCAGCAATATTCTCTACGTGGATGAGTCAGGGAACCCCGAAAGCATTCGCATTTGTGACTTTGGCTTTGCCAAGCAGCTGAGGGCTGAGAATGGCCTCCTCATGACCCCCTGTTATACGGCAAACTTTGTGGCACCCGAG GTACTAAAACGCCAAGGCTATGACGAGGGCTGCGACATCTGGAGCCTGGGAGTTCTCCTGTATACGATGCTCGCAGG ctgcactCCATTTGCAAACGGTCCCAGTGATACTCCAGAAGAGATCCTGACCCGGATAGGCGGGGGGAAGTTCTCCGTCAGTGGAGGCAATTGGGACACTATTTCTGACATGGCCAAG GATCTGGTGTCAAAGATGCTTCACGTAGATCCTCACCAGCGCCTAACAGCCAAGCAGGTCCTGCAGCATCCGTGGATAACCCAGAAGGACAGCTTACCCCAGAGCCAGCTGAATCACCAGGACGTTCAGCTCGTAAAG GGGGCGATGGCTGCCACCTACTCTGCACTGAACAGCTCCAAGCCAAGCCCCCAGCTGAAGCCCATCGAATCCTCCATTCTGGCACAGAGGCGGGTGAAGAAACTTCCTTCCACCACGCTGTGA
- the RPS6KA1 gene encoding ribosomal protein S6 kinase alpha-1 isoform X4: MPLAQLAEPWPNMELVQLDTENGQAAPEEGGNPPSKAKSDITWIEKDLVDAADKGEGVVKEINITHHVKEGSEKADPSQFELLKVLGQGSFGKVFLVRKITPPDSNHLYAMKVLKKATLKVRDRLRTKIERDILADVNHPFVVKLHYAFQTEGKLYLILDFLRGGDLFTRLSKEVMFTEEDVKFYLAELALGLDHLHSLGIIYRDLKPENILLDEEGHIKLTDFGLSKEAIDHEKKAYSFCGTVEYMAPEVVNRQGHSHSADWWSYGVLMFEMLTGSLPFQGKDRKETMTLILKAKLGMPQFLSSEAQSLLRALFKRNPANRLGSGPDGAEEIKRHPFYSTIDWNKLYRREIKPPFKPAVGQPDDTFYFDTEFTSRTPKDSPGIPPSAGAHQLFRGFSFVATGLMEDGKVKPAQSPLHSVVQQLHGKNIQFNDGYVVKEAIGVGSYSVCKRCIHKATNMEYAVKVIDKSKRDPSEEIEILLRYGQHPNIITLKDVYDDGKYVYLVTELMRGGELLDKILRQKFFSEREASLVLHTICKTVEYLHSQGVVHRDLKPSNILYVDESGNPESIRICDFGFAKQLRAENGLLMTPCYTANFVAPEVLKRQGYDEGCDIWSLGVLLYTMLAGCTPFANGPSDTPEEILTRIGGGKFSVSGGNWDTISDMAKDLVSKMLHVDPHQRLTAKQVLQHPWITQKDSLPQSQLNHQDVQLVKGAMAATYSALNSSKPSPQLKPIESSILAQRRVKKLPSTTL; this comes from the exons GGCGAAGGTGTTGTGAAAGAAATCAACATCACGCACCACGTGAAGGAAGGCTCCGAGAAAGCCGATCCTTCGCAGTTTGAGCTCCTGAAGGTGCTGGGACAGGGCTCTTTTGGCAAG GTTTTCCTGGTGAGAAAAATAACACCGCCAGACAGTAACCACCTCTATGCCATGAAAGTGCTCAAGAAGGCGACATTGAAAG TGCGTGATCGATTAAGGACAAAGATAGAAAGGGACATCCTGGCTGATGTAAACCATCCCTTTGTGGTGAAACTCCACTATG CATTCCAGACAGAGGGGAAGCTGTATCTCATCTTGGATTTCCTCAGAGGAGGTGACCTTTTCACTCGGCTTTCCAAAGAG GTCATGTTCACCGAGGAGGACGTGAAGTTCTACCTAGCAGAGCTGGCTCTGGGGCTTGACCATTTGCACAGCCTGGGAATCATATACAGGGATCTCAAACCAGAGAA CATCCTCTTGGATGAAGAAGGGCACATCAAGCTCACAG ATTTTGGTTTGAGTAAGGAGGCAATAGACCATGAGAAGAAAGCCTATTCCTTCTGCGGGACAGTGGAATATATGGCACCAGAAGTTGTGAATCGCCAGGGCCACTCCCACAGTGCTGACTGGTGGTCGTACGGGGTGTTAATG ttTGAAATGCTCACCGGCTCGCTGCCCTTCCAGGGAAAGGATCGTAAGGAGACGATGACCCTCATCCTCAA AGCAAAGCTGGGCATGCCGCAGTTCCTGAGCTCTGAGGCACAGAGCCTCCTGCGAGCCCTTTTCAAAAGGAATCCCGCCAACCGATTAG GTTCTGGACCGGATGGGGCGGAAGAGATCAAGCGCCATCCTTTCTACTCGACCATTGACTGGAAT aagcTGTACCGCAGGGAAATCAAACCGCCCTTCAAGCCTGCAGTAGGCCAGCCAGACGACACCTTCTATTTTGACACAGAATTTACGTCACGCACACCAAAAG ATTCCCCAGGCATCCCCCCCAGCGCGGGGGCCCATCAGCTCTTCCGAGGCTTCAGTTTTGTGGCGACCGGATTGATGGAGGACGGCAAAGTGAAACCTGCCCAGTCACCCCTACATTCGGTCGTACAG CAGCTGCACGGCAAGAACATCCAGTTCAACGACGGCTACGTGGTGAAGGAGGCAATCGGCGTCGGCTCCTACTCAGTGTGTAAACGCTGCATTCATAAAGCAACCAACATGGAATACGCTGTCAAG GTTATTGACAAGAGCAAGAGAGACCCTTCTGAGGAAATAGAAATCCTGCTGCGATATGGGCAGCATCCAAACATCATCACCTTGAAAGAC GTGTACGACGATGGGAAGTATGTGTATCTGGTGACTGAGCTGATGAggggaggggagctgctggatAAAATCCTCAGACAGAAATTTTTCTCGGAGAGGGAAGCCAGTTTGGTCCTGCACACGATCTGTAAAACGGTGGAATATCTGCATTCCCAAGGG GTGGTTCACAGGGACTTGAAGCCCAGCAATATTCTCTACGTGGATGAGTCAGGGAACCCCGAAAGCATTCGCATTTGTGACTTTGGCTTTGCCAAGCAGCTGAGGGCTGAGAATGGCCTCCTCATGACCCCCTGTTATACGGCAAACTTTGTGGCACCCGAG GTACTAAAACGCCAAGGCTATGACGAGGGCTGCGACATCTGGAGCCTGGGAGTTCTCCTGTATACGATGCTCGCAGG ctgcactCCATTTGCAAACGGTCCCAGTGATACTCCAGAAGAGATCCTGACCCGGATAGGCGGGGGGAAGTTCTCCGTCAGTGGAGGCAATTGGGACACTATTTCTGACATGGCCAAG GATCTGGTGTCAAAGATGCTTCACGTAGATCCTCACCAGCGCCTAACAGCCAAGCAGGTCCTGCAGCATCCGTGGATAACCCAGAAGGACAGCTTACCCCAGAGCCAGCTGAATCACCAGGACGTTCAGCTCGTAAAG GGGGCGATGGCTGCCACCTACTCTGCACTGAACAGCTCCAAGCCAAGCCCCCAGCTGAAGCCCATCGAATCCTCCATTCTGGCACAGAGGCGGGTGAAGAAACTTCCTTCCACCACGCTGTGA
- the RPS6KA1 gene encoding ribosomal protein S6 kinase alpha-1 isoform X5: MNNSLQDLLQFAPTNGQAAPEEGGNPPSKAKSDITWIEKDLVDAADKGEGVVKEINITHHVKEGSEKADPSQFELLKVLGQGSFGKVFLVRKITPPDSNHLYAMKVLKKATLKVRDRLRTKIERDILADVNHPFVVKLHYAFQTEGKLYLILDFLRGGDLFTRLSKEVMFTEEDVKFYLAELALGLDHLHSLGIIYRDLKPENILLDEEGHIKLTDFGLSKEAIDHEKKAYSFCGTVEYMAPEVVNRQGHSHSADWWSYGVLMFEMLTGSLPFQGKDRKETMTLILKAKLGMPQFLSSEAQSLLRALFKRNPANRLGSGPDGAEEIKRHPFYSTIDWNKLYRREIKPPFKPAVGQPDDTFYFDTEFTSRTPKDSPGIPPSAGAHQLFRGFSFVATGLMEDGKVKPAQSPLHSVVQQLHGKNIQFNDGYVVKEAIGVGSYSVCKRCIHKATNMEYAVKVIDKSKRDPSEEIEILLRYGQHPNIITLKDVYDDGKYVYLVTELMRGGELLDKILRQKFFSEREASLVLHTICKTVEYLHSQGVVHRDLKPSNILYVDESGNPESIRICDFGFAKQLRAENGLLMTPCYTANFVAPEVLKRQGYDEGCDIWSLGVLLYTMLAGCTPFANGPSDTPEEILTRIGGGKFSVSGGNWDTISDMAKDLVSKMLHVDPHQRLTAKQVLQHPWITQKDSLPQSQLNHQDVQLVKGAMAATYSALNSSKPSPQLKPIESSILAQRRVKKLPSTTL; this comes from the exons GGCGAAGGTGTTGTGAAAGAAATCAACATCACGCACCACGTGAAGGAAGGCTCCGAGAAAGCCGATCCTTCGCAGTTTGAGCTCCTGAAGGTGCTGGGACAGGGCTCTTTTGGCAAG GTTTTCCTGGTGAGAAAAATAACACCGCCAGACAGTAACCACCTCTATGCCATGAAAGTGCTCAAGAAGGCGACATTGAAAG TGCGTGATCGATTAAGGACAAAGATAGAAAGGGACATCCTGGCTGATGTAAACCATCCCTTTGTGGTGAAACTCCACTATG CATTCCAGACAGAGGGGAAGCTGTATCTCATCTTGGATTTCCTCAGAGGAGGTGACCTTTTCACTCGGCTTTCCAAAGAG GTCATGTTCACCGAGGAGGACGTGAAGTTCTACCTAGCAGAGCTGGCTCTGGGGCTTGACCATTTGCACAGCCTGGGAATCATATACAGGGATCTCAAACCAGAGAA CATCCTCTTGGATGAAGAAGGGCACATCAAGCTCACAG ATTTTGGTTTGAGTAAGGAGGCAATAGACCATGAGAAGAAAGCCTATTCCTTCTGCGGGACAGTGGAATATATGGCACCAGAAGTTGTGAATCGCCAGGGCCACTCCCACAGTGCTGACTGGTGGTCGTACGGGGTGTTAATG ttTGAAATGCTCACCGGCTCGCTGCCCTTCCAGGGAAAGGATCGTAAGGAGACGATGACCCTCATCCTCAA AGCAAAGCTGGGCATGCCGCAGTTCCTGAGCTCTGAGGCACAGAGCCTCCTGCGAGCCCTTTTCAAAAGGAATCCCGCCAACCGATTAG GTTCTGGACCGGATGGGGCGGAAGAGATCAAGCGCCATCCTTTCTACTCGACCATTGACTGGAAT aagcTGTACCGCAGGGAAATCAAACCGCCCTTCAAGCCTGCAGTAGGCCAGCCAGACGACACCTTCTATTTTGACACAGAATTTACGTCACGCACACCAAAAG ATTCCCCAGGCATCCCCCCCAGCGCGGGGGCCCATCAGCTCTTCCGAGGCTTCAGTTTTGTGGCGACCGGATTGATGGAGGACGGCAAAGTGAAACCTGCCCAGTCACCCCTACATTCGGTCGTACAG CAGCTGCACGGCAAGAACATCCAGTTCAACGACGGCTACGTGGTGAAGGAGGCAATCGGCGTCGGCTCCTACTCAGTGTGTAAACGCTGCATTCATAAAGCAACCAACATGGAATACGCTGTCAAG GTTATTGACAAGAGCAAGAGAGACCCTTCTGAGGAAATAGAAATCCTGCTGCGATATGGGCAGCATCCAAACATCATCACCTTGAAAGAC GTGTACGACGATGGGAAGTATGTGTATCTGGTGACTGAGCTGATGAggggaggggagctgctggatAAAATCCTCAGACAGAAATTTTTCTCGGAGAGGGAAGCCAGTTTGGTCCTGCACACGATCTGTAAAACGGTGGAATATCTGCATTCCCAAGGG GTGGTTCACAGGGACTTGAAGCCCAGCAATATTCTCTACGTGGATGAGTCAGGGAACCCCGAAAGCATTCGCATTTGTGACTTTGGCTTTGCCAAGCAGCTGAGGGCTGAGAATGGCCTCCTCATGACCCCCTGTTATACGGCAAACTTTGTGGCACCCGAG GTACTAAAACGCCAAGGCTATGACGAGGGCTGCGACATCTGGAGCCTGGGAGTTCTCCTGTATACGATGCTCGCAGG ctgcactCCATTTGCAAACGGTCCCAGTGATACTCCAGAAGAGATCCTGACCCGGATAGGCGGGGGGAAGTTCTCCGTCAGTGGAGGCAATTGGGACACTATTTCTGACATGGCCAAG GATCTGGTGTCAAAGATGCTTCACGTAGATCCTCACCAGCGCCTAACAGCCAAGCAGGTCCTGCAGCATCCGTGGATAACCCAGAAGGACAGCTTACCCCAGAGCCAGCTGAATCACCAGGACGTTCAGCTCGTAAAG GGGGCGATGGCTGCCACCTACTCTGCACTGAACAGCTCCAAGCCAAGCCCCCAGCTGAAGCCCATCGAATCCTCCATTCTGGCACAGAGGCGGGTGAAGAAACTTCCTTCCACCACGCTGTGA
- the RPS6KA1 gene encoding ribosomal protein S6 kinase alpha-1 isoform X7 has product MNNSLQDLLQFAPTNGQAAPEEGGNPPSKGEGVVKEINITHHVKEGSEKADPSQFELLKVLGQGSFGKVFLVRKITPPDSNHLYAMKVLKKATLKVRDRLRTKIERDILADVNHPFVVKLHYAFQTEGKLYLILDFLRGGDLFTRLSKEVMFTEEDVKFYLAELALGLDHLHSLGIIYRDLKPENILLDEEGHIKLTDFGLSKEAIDHEKKAYSFCGTVEYMAPEVVNRQGHSHSADWWSYGVLMFEMLTGSLPFQGKDRKETMTLILKAKLGMPQFLSSEAQSLLRALFKRNPANRLGSGPDGAEEIKRHPFYSTIDWNKLYRREIKPPFKPAVGQPDDTFYFDTEFTSRTPKDSPGIPPSAGAHQLFRGFSFVATGLMEDGKVKPAQSPLHSVVQQLHGKNIQFNDGYVVKEAIGVGSYSVCKRCIHKATNMEYAVKVIDKSKRDPSEEIEILLRYGQHPNIITLKDVYDDGKYVYLVTELMRGGELLDKILRQKFFSEREASLVLHTICKTVEYLHSQGVVHRDLKPSNILYVDESGNPESIRICDFGFAKQLRAENGLLMTPCYTANFVAPEVLKRQGYDEGCDIWSLGVLLYTMLAGCTPFANGPSDTPEEILTRIGGGKFSVSGGNWDTISDMAKDLVSKMLHVDPHQRLTAKQVLQHPWITQKDSLPQSQLNHQDVQLVKGAMAATYSALNSSKPSPQLKPIESSILAQRRVKKLPSTTL; this is encoded by the exons GGCGAAGGTGTTGTGAAAGAAATCAACATCACGCACCACGTGAAGGAAGGCTCCGAGAAAGCCGATCCTTCGCAGTTTGAGCTCCTGAAGGTGCTGGGACAGGGCTCTTTTGGCAAG GTTTTCCTGGTGAGAAAAATAACACCGCCAGACAGTAACCACCTCTATGCCATGAAAGTGCTCAAGAAGGCGACATTGAAAG TGCGTGATCGATTAAGGACAAAGATAGAAAGGGACATCCTGGCTGATGTAAACCATCCCTTTGTGGTGAAACTCCACTATG CATTCCAGACAGAGGGGAAGCTGTATCTCATCTTGGATTTCCTCAGAGGAGGTGACCTTTTCACTCGGCTTTCCAAAGAG GTCATGTTCACCGAGGAGGACGTGAAGTTCTACCTAGCAGAGCTGGCTCTGGGGCTTGACCATTTGCACAGCCTGGGAATCATATACAGGGATCTCAAACCAGAGAA CATCCTCTTGGATGAAGAAGGGCACATCAAGCTCACAG ATTTTGGTTTGAGTAAGGAGGCAATAGACCATGAGAAGAAAGCCTATTCCTTCTGCGGGACAGTGGAATATATGGCACCAGAAGTTGTGAATCGCCAGGGCCACTCCCACAGTGCTGACTGGTGGTCGTACGGGGTGTTAATG ttTGAAATGCTCACCGGCTCGCTGCCCTTCCAGGGAAAGGATCGTAAGGAGACGATGACCCTCATCCTCAA AGCAAAGCTGGGCATGCCGCAGTTCCTGAGCTCTGAGGCACAGAGCCTCCTGCGAGCCCTTTTCAAAAGGAATCCCGCCAACCGATTAG GTTCTGGACCGGATGGGGCGGAAGAGATCAAGCGCCATCCTTTCTACTCGACCATTGACTGGAAT aagcTGTACCGCAGGGAAATCAAACCGCCCTTCAAGCCTGCAGTAGGCCAGCCAGACGACACCTTCTATTTTGACACAGAATTTACGTCACGCACACCAAAAG ATTCCCCAGGCATCCCCCCCAGCGCGGGGGCCCATCAGCTCTTCCGAGGCTTCAGTTTTGTGGCGACCGGATTGATGGAGGACGGCAAAGTGAAACCTGCCCAGTCACCCCTACATTCGGTCGTACAG CAGCTGCACGGCAAGAACATCCAGTTCAACGACGGCTACGTGGTGAAGGAGGCAATCGGCGTCGGCTCCTACTCAGTGTGTAAACGCTGCATTCATAAAGCAACCAACATGGAATACGCTGTCAAG GTTATTGACAAGAGCAAGAGAGACCCTTCTGAGGAAATAGAAATCCTGCTGCGATATGGGCAGCATCCAAACATCATCACCTTGAAAGAC GTGTACGACGATGGGAAGTATGTGTATCTGGTGACTGAGCTGATGAggggaggggagctgctggatAAAATCCTCAGACAGAAATTTTTCTCGGAGAGGGAAGCCAGTTTGGTCCTGCACACGATCTGTAAAACGGTGGAATATCTGCATTCCCAAGGG GTGGTTCACAGGGACTTGAAGCCCAGCAATATTCTCTACGTGGATGAGTCAGGGAACCCCGAAAGCATTCGCATTTGTGACTTTGGCTTTGCCAAGCAGCTGAGGGCTGAGAATGGCCTCCTCATGACCCCCTGTTATACGGCAAACTTTGTGGCACCCGAG GTACTAAAACGCCAAGGCTATGACGAGGGCTGCGACATCTGGAGCCTGGGAGTTCTCCTGTATACGATGCTCGCAGG ctgcactCCATTTGCAAACGGTCCCAGTGATACTCCAGAAGAGATCCTGACCCGGATAGGCGGGGGGAAGTTCTCCGTCAGTGGAGGCAATTGGGACACTATTTCTGACATGGCCAAG GATCTGGTGTCAAAGATGCTTCACGTAGATCCTCACCAGCGCCTAACAGCCAAGCAGGTCCTGCAGCATCCGTGGATAACCCAGAAGGACAGCTTACCCCAGAGCCAGCTGAATCACCAGGACGTTCAGCTCGTAAAG GGGGCGATGGCTGCCACCTACTCTGCACTGAACAGCTCCAAGCCAAGCCCCCAGCTGAAGCCCATCGAATCCTCCATTCTGGCACAGAGGCGGGTGAAGAAACTTCCTTCCACCACGCTGTGA